The Heyndrickxia acidicola sequence TCATTATCCGGATTTTTTTGTCTTTTTAATTCAAACTTCCTACTTATTTTTCGAACCTTTTACTTGGGCAGCAGGTTGTGTCTGGTAGAATTTTTTTGAAATGTAGGTTTGGATAACCAGAAATCCTCCACTTACAGTCCAGTAAAGCGGCAGGGCAGCAGGGGCACTAAATGAAACAAATAAAATCATAATTGGAGATAATAAACCAATAAATTTCATTTGTTTTTGCTGTTCTTCAGGCATTCCAAGCAATGAAATTCTGAATTGGAAGAAGTAGATGATTCCGGCAATAATCGCCATAGCAATGTCTGCTTTTCCAAGACTGAACCATAGGAAGGAATGGCTTGCAATTTCACTCGAACCACGAATAGCATAATAAAATCCCATTAAAATCGGCATTTGAATGACAACAGGAAGACATCCCATGTTAAGAGGATTTACACCGTGTTTACGATATAAGCCCATCATTTCTTGTTGAAGTTTCATTTGCTCTTCTTTGGATTTTGCTTTTTTGATTTTTGCTTGAATAGCATCCATTTCCGGTTTTACTTTGTCCATCTTTTCTTTCATTTGCTGCTGATTTTTAAATGTTTTTAATGTAAGCGGCATTAAAATCAAACGGATAATCAGCGTAACAACCACAATTGCAAAACCATAATTCCCGCCAAGGACATGGGCTGTATAATGGATAGCAGAAGCAAATGGGTTTACAAAGTAATGGTGAAAGAATCCATTGTTGTTGGAAGTGCTAGTCGGTTTACTTTGCGTGCAAGCAGAAAGAAGCAGCAGGACTACTGCTAACAAAAAAGATAATCGTGTAAAACGTTTCATCAAATATCCCCCTTAGAATGATAAATAGTTTAGATGATAATGGATACAAGATGGGCTGGATCTTCCTGAGGGCAATCCTTACGCCTTACACACTGTATAATCCACAGAATAATGGGATGGTGATTTGGACTTTTCTGCAGATCTTTTTTCTTTTCGCCATTAATCATTAACGAGCTGGGATTTGTATACAGATAGGATGATGGCTTGAAAATAAATCGATTGCAAATATAAGCAAGTCCAATTGCCAGAATAATACTGACATAAAAGGAACAAATCAGCGGATCATTTGTGAAATCAAGAATATATTGCATTGAATTACTTCACACACCTTATGTACACATTAGAAAAGAAGTATACCGTATTTTCTTACATTTTACAATGCATTGTTACTATTTTATCATATACTTATGAAGCAATCCATGGTTTCAGATTTCTTTATATTATTTGACGCATCACAATGATACAGAATATAAACAATTTAGTATAATAAACCAATACTTCAGAATTAACTGCAAGGAAGGGAAGAGAATATTCATTTATGGAAGATCTTAAAATTGATTTATCTCCAGCAATAAAAGAACTGATATTTAAACGCACTTCAAAAGAAAATGTTACGAAGGAAGACAAGAGCTTAATAGGCAAGGGTGGCTACATTCCTTCTGATGATTCTATATTTAGTGATGCATTGACAGCGCTTCTTTTAGGAAAGAATGTGCTGCTAAAAGGGCCGACGGGATCCGGTAAAACAAAGCTTGCTGAAACACTTTCTGCAACTCTTGACCAGCCTATGCACAGCATTAATTGTTCAGTGGATTTAGACGCTGAAGGGCTTTTAGGGTTCAAAACAATCCATCAGTCAGATGGCAAGAGTGCCATTGAATTTGTTCCTGGTCCAGTTGTGAAAGCAATGGATAATGGACATCTCCTATATATAGATGAAATTAATATGGCGAAACCAGAAACATTGCCTATATTAAATGGTGTTTTGGACTATAGAAGAATGATTACAAATCCTTTTACAGGTGAAGTTGTCCATGCAGATCCCAATTTTGGTGTCATTGCAGCAGTAAATGAAGGCTACGTGGGGACAGTGCCGTTGAATGAAGCGTTGAAAAATAGATTTGTAGTCATTGAAGTTCCATATATTCAAGGCCCTACATTAAAAACGGTTTTACAAACACAAAGTGCATTAAAGGATGATTCATTACTTGATACATTCCTCTTGCTATCACATGATTTAATTACACAGGTGCAAAATGGACAAATATCGGAGGAAGCGGCTTCTATAAGGGCATTGCTTGATACATGTGATCTTGCAGTCTACTTGCCGCCTCTTCGAGCAATCCAAAGGGGAATTATTGACAAGCTTGAAGATAACCGTGAAAAAGCCGCCGTAAAAAACATTGCTGAAACGCTGTTTGAGTAGGAGGCTAGGGATTTATATGGAGCGATTTATACAATTTAATGATGATAAAATTGACTCCATGCTGCTCATGGAGCTCGAGGACTTGGCTAAAACCTTAACCCGTGACAAGGAATATGAAGTCCGTTTTAGTGTTCATTCGTATTTGGACAAAAAGGAAAAGAATATCTATATCAGCCACTTCTGGAATCATAGGCCAGAAGAAATTATGAGAGCAGGCTTGAAAAGCGATGTGTTTCTAAGAGCAATAGGGAATTTCGGTTATTCCGATACCGAGGAATCCAAACGCTATTTACATCAAATAGAAAAAACGCATTTAAAGCGCTTTGCAAAACAGCTGTTTATGATGATGGAAGATGCCCGTGTGGAAGAACTGAGCAAAAAGGAAAGACCCGGAATCAAGAAAAGCTTCAGCATCCGCCGGACGGTTTACCGAAACTATTTTGCATCACAACGAAATACAAACCTAGTAAAAAGTATTCATACAGACGCCCTTTTTAATACGATTTATTTGATGTTATTTTCTGAGTCTCCACTTGAGGAAGTGCCATCCATCCTGCCTTCTGTTGACATGGCTATGCCTTATATTAAAAGCCAGGTATACAAATATTACGATGCGAAATCAACAAACAGCATCGCAAAAATCTGCTTAGAGCTTGTTGAAGTGCTTTCAGATATCATAAGCCCTGATATGCTGAATGAATATTTTCATTTTCCAGATTTAACAGCGGAGGATAAGGAGAATGGATTGGATTTTGATGATTTAAAAAGAAAGGATCCGCTGCAAAATAAGGATGTTTCATCTAAAGAAAAAAGCGGTGAAGAAG is a genomic window containing:
- the yidC gene encoding membrane protein insertase YidC; translated protein: MKRFTRLSFLLAVVLLLLSACTQSKPTSTSNNNGFFHHYFVNPFASAIHYTAHVLGGNYGFAIVVVTLIIRLILMPLTLKTFKNQQQMKEKMDKVKPEMDAIQAKIKKAKSKEEQMKLQQEMMGLYRKHGVNPLNMGCLPVVIQMPILMGFYYAIRGSSEIASHSFLWFSLGKADIAMAIIAGIIYFFQFRISLLGMPEEQQKQMKFIGLLSPIMILFVSFSAPAALPLYWTVSGGFLVIQTYISKKFYQTQPAAQVKGSKNK
- a CDS encoding ATP-binding protein gives rise to the protein MEDLKIDLSPAIKELIFKRTSKENVTKEDKSLIGKGGYIPSDDSIFSDALTALLLGKNVLLKGPTGSGKTKLAETLSATLDQPMHSINCSVDLDAEGLLGFKTIHQSDGKSAIEFVPGPVVKAMDNGHLLYIDEINMAKPETLPILNGVLDYRRMITNPFTGEVVHADPNFGVIAAVNEGYVGTVPLNEALKNRFVVIEVPYIQGPTLKTVLQTQSALKDDSLLDTFLLLSHDLITQVQNGQISEEAASIRALLDTCDLAVYLPPLRAIQRGIIDKLEDNREKAAVKNIAETLFE